AAAATAGCGTTTGTGTCGGCGGCCAGCTCCAGCCACACAGTCAAATGGGTGAATGCGTTGAGTAAGAGGGGGCACAAGGTGCGCCTTTATTCGCTACCGGAGCATGAAAACCGCCAGAAGAATCTGAACCCCGAGGTGGAAGTGGTGTACCTGGGCAAAAGTGGGTTTGCCGGGTATTTTCTAAATGGCAGCGAGCTGCGCCGCGATCTGGAGGACTTTGCGCCGGATGTGATCAATGCCCACTATGCCAGCGGCTACGGTACGCTGGCCCGTATGGCGCGTTCTCATCCTCTTGTGCTGTCTGTGTGGGGCAGCGATGTATATGAGTTTCCGCTCAAAAGCCTGGTACATAAGCTCCTGGTGGCGGGGAACCTGAAAGCCGCGGATGTTGTGGCTTCTACCAGCGAAGTGATGGCCGATCAGGTACGCCGTGTCTTTGGGGAACAGCGCAAAATCTGGATTACCCCGTTTGGTGTGGATTGTTCTCTATTTTCCCCGCAGCCGCAGGAGCATGACGGCTTTTGTGTCGGCGCGGTGAAAGCACTGGAGGATGTTTACGGTATGGATGATCTGATCCGCGCGTTTGCCCTGTTTGTGCAGAAGGCACCACAAGAATCGTATTCCCTTAAGATTTACGGGAAGGGAAGCCGGCAGGAGGAGCTGCAGCAGCTGATCGATTCTCTCGGCATTTCGGAGTGTGCAAGCTTGTGCGGCGTGATTCCCAATACACAGGTTCCAAAGGCGCTGAGTGGTATGGATGTGGTTTGTCTGCCGAGCCGTTCCGAGAGCTTCGGCGTTTCGGCGGTGGAGGCGATGGCCTGCGGGGTTCCCGTGGTGGCCAGCAACGTAGACGGCTTTCTGGAAACCGTGGAGGATGGCGTCACCGGCTTTTTGGCTCCCTGTGGGGATGTGGAAGCGCTGGCGGAGCATCTGCTAAGGTTGTATCAGGATACCGCACTGCGAAGCCAGATGGGCGTGGCGGGCCGGGAACGGGTACTTCGTCTGTTCGATTTTAAAAAGAATGTGGAGCAAATGGAGCGAGTGTATGAAGCTGCGATTGCAGAACATTAAAAAGTATAATAAAAAACGCTTTGCCAGCCGGCAAAGCGTTTTTTGCAACTATTTTCAGTGACTTTAAAATTTCCATGAAAGCTTGGCCTGCTGCAAAGATGCCCCTGCTTTTCATGGAGTGGGTGTTTCATTCTGCTGTTTGCACCCAGATCAATTTGGCAGTCTACATAAGCAATTCCCTGTGTAGCGCCGCCCAAAGAATTAGCCCTCTTGCCGTGCAGTATCCCCGCTGGAATTTAAACAGAGATGTTAAATGATCCGTTTGAAATGTTACCTTGCATTGTATTACCTGTGTTCAAATTAGCTTTTGCTGCGTTATTCCACGCTTCGTTATAAATCATACATATCTCTGTTTCCTGCGCAGCTTCCGCTTTTGTCTGATAACAATTCCAGCCTGTGTTTGAATAAGTGGCAACCAATTCACCATTGCTATCGTAGAATTCTGCATACGATATTGATTTAGACTCTGATTTATAAGAAACTTTTCCAAATAAAATATCGATCAGGTTCAGGGATTCTACGGTTGGTACTTTTTTTGTAATCATCTTTAAGCCTTCTGTAATGATTCCTTTTCTGTCAGGCGACACTATGGACAGGTAGCTTGTTTTCAGGCTTTTAAAGCCTGTTGATGTTTGAAACGTACCAGCTGCTTGGTCTTCTTGGGCTTGTTTCATAACAGCTTCTTTTATTTTATCTTCATCAATTGAAGCTGTTGCTTTAGTGGGAAACAGTGGATCATTAAAATCCGGTAAAGATATGCCGCCTATACTTTTTGTGCCAGAGATATTGCCTGAGGCGTATGGATGATATGACTGTATACGCACAATTCTCAACTCCTTTTAGTAATATCCCATCCCTATATCTATCAATATCGGCAGATTTTATAGATATCTGAATGAAGAACGTCAGAAAAGGACTCGGGAACAGGAGAATCATTTATTTGACCGATAGAGTGCTTTCTATTTTAGTATATATTACATTGTTTGAGGGGTAAGAAGCAGAGGCACTTTTTTATTCTTGTGGAATGCGTGCTGATTTTGTTTTTAGCCGCCCTTCATCCGTTTTTGCTGGCGAACATCCTTACCCAAAAAGGTCAGGCGAACATAGCTGCCAATAATCCGAGAAACAAAACGCTCGGAATAACGCTTTTGCAGCTCGTATAAAGAAAGATTGGTGCTGATGATCGTAGGCCGCCCGGCCATCAGCCGAGTATTAACGATGTTGTAAACGGCGGCATCGGTAAACGAAGTGGAAAACTCTGTTCCAAGGTCGTCCAGAATCAAAAGATCACAGCTTAACAGCAGCGCGTTGGTATCCTCATTTTCTTCCGCTCGCCCAAAGCGTTCCCGCTCCAGGCTGGTGGCCATATTCTGTGCGGAAAGATAAATGACCCCGAACCCTTTTCCCACGGCTTCGCGCGCGATAGCCAGGGACAAATGGGTTTTGCCCAGGCCGGTTCCGCCCTGCAGAATCACACTGGGAGATTTCAGAGAAAACTCGCGCGCGTAGGTGCGGCAAAAGTGAAAGATATTCTCCATCTGCTTTTTGGGCGCGATTTCTCCTTCGTTCTGGGGAGCTTCAGGGTAGTGCGCCAAAGAAAACCCCTCAAAGGTGCAAAGGGAAAGCGGCGTCATTTCATTCAGTCGCTGGTAGGCGGTCTTGCGCAACAGATCTCGCAGACAGCTGCACATTCTGCCGTCTACGTATCCGGTATCACTGCACTTTTCACACTGATAGTGGGGCTTCAGATAATCCGGTTCCAGTCCCGCGCGTCGCAGCATCTGGTTCAGTTCCTGCTGTAAAGAGAGGTTCTTCTCCTTCAGGCGTGTAAGCTCCGTTACGGTGTCACTGCCGCTCAGCACTGCCTTGGCCGCTCCAATGGCCGTTGCGGTTAGCTGCCGTTCGATCTCCTGCGCGCGGGGATACATGGCATAGAAAGCGTTGCGGCGCTCCTCTGCGGCGTCGTTTTCGCGCATACGACGGTCATTCAGAATA
Above is a window of Faecalispora anaeroviscerum DNA encoding:
- a CDS encoding glycosyltransferase, yielding MKIAFVSAASSSHTVKWVNALSKRGHKVRLYSLPEHENRQKNLNPEVEVVYLGKSGFAGYFLNGSELRRDLEDFAPDVINAHYASGYGTLARMARSHPLVLSVWGSDVYEFPLKSLVHKLLVAGNLKAADVVASTSEVMADQVRRVFGEQRKIWITPFGVDCSLFSPQPQEHDGFCVGAVKALEDVYGMDDLIRAFALFVQKAPQESYSLKIYGKGSRQEELQQLIDSLGISECASLCGVIPNTQVPKALSGMDVVCLPSRSESFGVSAVEAMACGVPVVASNVDGFLETVEDGVTGFLAPCGDVEALAEHLLRLYQDTALRSQMGVAGRERVLRLFDFKKNVEQMERVYEAAIAEH
- a CDS encoding ATP-binding protein; translated protein: MAYGKDIYQIAFGILNDRRMRENDAAEERRNAFYAMYPRAQEIERQLTATAIGAAKAVLSGSDTVTELTRLKEKNLSLQQELNQMLRRAGLEPDYLKPHYQCEKCSDTGYVDGRMCSCLRDLLRKTAYQRLNEMTPLSLCTFEGFSLAHYPEAPQNEGEIAPKKQMENIFHFCRTYAREFSLKSPSVILQGGTGLGKTHLSLAIAREAVGKGFGVIYLSAQNMATSLERERFGRAEENEDTNALLLSCDLLILDDLGTEFSTSFTDAAVYNIVNTRLMAGRPTIISTNLSLYELQKRYSERFVSRIIGSYVRLTFLGKDVRQQKRMKGG